Proteins from one Triticum aestivum cultivar Chinese Spring chromosome 7A, IWGSC CS RefSeq v2.1, whole genome shotgun sequence genomic window:
- the LOC123151442 gene encoding homeobox-leucine zipper protein HOX2-like has protein sequence MMHRVADLDLDLGLGLGIASQGSLTSSTTTDSSSPASASHSQHWTAALSSVVGAHESYGLHQYANQQRKDEPGMRPSTSPESGVSGGTKRGLERTGSGVSRGGATVGGDEDDDGTGGRKKLRLSKDQAAVLEECFKTHSTLNPKQKTALANRLGLRPRQVEVWFQNRRARTKLKQTEVDCEYMKRWCDQLAEQNRRLEKEVAELRALKVAPPANNGAPAGPLTTLTMCLSCKRVASTSSASACNVPSFSSNAGIGMPMPSPEQRQFFCAFRDTGAMYGGSSGLAKVVKPTR, from the exons ATGATGCATCGCGTCGCCGACCTCGACCTGGACCTCGGCCTGGGGCTCGGGATCGCCTCCCAGGGCAGCCTCACGTCCTCCACCACCACCGACTCCTCCTCCCCGGCCTCCGCCTCCCACTCGCAGCACTGGACCGCCGCGCTCAGCTCCGTCGTCGGCGCGCATGAGTCGTACGGGCTGCACCAGTATGCCAACCAGCAGCGGAAGGACGAGCCGGGGATGAGGCCGTCCACGTCGCCCGAGAGCGGCGTCAGCGGCGGGACCAAGAGGGGCCTGGAGCGCACCGGCTCCggtgtctcccgcggcggcgccACCGTGGGCGGCGACGAGGACGATGACGGCACCGGCGGGCGCAAGAAGCTCAGGCTCTCCAAGGACCAGGCCGCTGTCCTGGAGGAGTGCTTCAAGACACACAGCACGCTCAACCCC AAGCAAAAGACGGCGTTGGCGAACCGGCTGGGGCTGCGGCCGCGGCAGGTGGAGGTGTGGTTTCAGAACCGCCGTGCTCGGACCAAGCTGAAGCAGACGGAGGTGGACTGCGAGTACATGAAGCGCTGGTGCGACCAGCTCGCCGAGCAGAACCGCCGCCTCGAGAAGGAGGTTGCTGAACTCCGGGCGCTCAAGGTTGCACCGCCGGCAAACAACGGTGCCCCGGCGGGGCCCCTCACCACCCTCACCATGTGCCTCTCCTGCAAGCGCGTCGCGTCGACGTCCTCCGCCTCGGCCTGCAACGTGCCCAGCTTTTCCTCCAATGCCGGCATCGGCATGCCCATGCCATCCCCCGAACAACGGCAGTTCTTCTGTGCGTTCAGAGACACCGGAGCGATGTACGGCGGTTCTTCGGGGCTCGCGAAGGTGGTCAAGCCGACCAGATAA